Genomic DNA from Nomascus leucogenys isolate Asia chromosome 10, Asia_NLE_v1, whole genome shotgun sequence:
ggggggggggggggggggggggggggggggggggggggggggggctgagggagggcgGGGTGGAGGGGGCTCCTCCCCCTGAAGGGAGGGAACAGCAGGATGGAAGGCACATGAGCACAGACCTGGCtgcaagttttttgttgttttttttttttgcggtgTGACTAAGCAAGCAGTGTCCCTTCTCTGAGCTGTTTCCTATCAACTAAGGGCAGCACCAATATCATGAGGCTGCGGCGGGGTTAAGCCGAAGCTTGCAGGTGGTGAGCTGAGCTCAGAGCTTCCCACTGTGCGTCTCCACAGAACCTGCCCAGGTGGCTGCTGCCCCTGCCACTCAGTGTCCCTGTCCCAGCAAACTTGGAGCAAGCTTTGTAGGAATGGCTCCACATTGCTGTCAACCACAGTTCTCATCTCGGTCCTCGGCGCAGTGGCCCAGGGCTACGTGCTCTTCCCTGGAGCCCATTCTTGCCATCCTGGGCACCCAGCAGCCTGGGGTCTCCTGCCTTTCCGGCTGTTCTTTCTTGGCCGCCTTTGCTAGTTCATCCTCCCTCCCCTCCGCAAAGCTGAAACCTGCGGCTCCCAGGGTTCCTGTGTCCGCACCTGTGCTGTCCAGCACGGTAGCCGCCGGCCACGGGTGAGATTTTCACTTAAGttgaaataggccgggcgcagtggctcacgcttgtaatcccagcactttgggaggccgaggcaggaggatcatgaggtcaggagatccagaccatcctggctaacatggtgaaactctgtctctactaaaaatacaaaaaaattagccgggcgtagtggcgggcgcctgtagtcccagctactcgggaggctgaggcaggagaatcgctggaaccagggaggtggaggttgtggtgagccgagatcacgccactgcactccagcctgggcaacagagtgagattccgtctcaaaaccaCAACAAACCTGCCCAGGTGCTGGTGCACAGGAGGCATATTCCATCAACTAGGACTTTAAGGAACTCTGGAGGCAGGGGCTGCGGAAAGAAGAGAAGGGGGTGTTTATAAGAGGTGAGGTCATTAGGAGGAGCGTTCTGTACTCCCCTCTCTTCagttatcaataaaaaattataactcACATATGAATGTTTACTAAGTGCTGACATCATGTTAAGTACAGAAATCGTCTGGTGTCACTACTTCAGTGTCACCACTGCAACATCCAGCCGAGGGTGTCATGTCGTTTGCAGAGCAGGAAACAGCCTCAGAATGGTCGCCTTGTCTTGCTCGAGGTCTCAAGGCTGGTCAAGGGCATGGCTCCCAGGCCTCCAGTGCCAGAGCTCAGGACCGTCTGGGTCCAGGCCAGCTTTGGCGCTGAGCGGAGTGGGAGCTGAGCTCTATCCTGTGGCCCTGTTCCCCAGCTGCTAGGAGATAAGTTATTCCATTGGTGGCTTCTGCCCCTGAGCAGGTTCCTCATGAGAGTGCTGGACTCCTATGGGGATGACTACCGGGCCAGCCAGTTCACCATTGTGCTGGAGGTGAGTGTTGGGCCTCCAGGAGGGTAAGGAACTGGGAGCTCAGGACCCACCCATCACctacctccccctcctccctgccagGATGAGGGCAGCCAGGGCACAGATGCCCCCACCCCAGGCAATGCTGAGAATGAGCCTCCAGAGAAAGAGGCACTGTCCCCGCCCAGAAGGACTCCTGCACCCCCAGAacctggcagcccagcccccggCGAGGGGCCCAGTGGGCGGAAGAGGCGGCGAGTGCCACGAGATGGACGCCGAGCAGGAAATGCGCTGACTCCAGAGCTGGCCCCGGTGCAGGTGAGGAAAGTGGGAACTCAAGGGGAGGGACTGGGGCTCCAGAGCTGGCGCCAGTGCAGGTGAGGAGGGGGAGACTCAAGGGGAGGGGccggggccagggctggggctgagtCAGGTTCAGGGCTCTTGGGTTTTGGTTCTGCACCCCGAggggcccagggctggggaaaGTTGGAGAAGGGAGGTGAACCAGGACGTGTTGGAGGCCTAGGATCAGGCAGGGAAGTAGTTGGAAAAAGTGGGGTAAaggctaatcccagcactttgggaggccaaggcgggcggatcacgaggtcaggagatcgagaccacggtgaaaccctgtctctactaaaaaaaaaaaatacaaaaaattagccgggcgtggtggcaggcgcctgtagtcccagctactcggagaggctgaggcaggagaatggcgtgaacctgggaggcggagcttgcagtgagccgagattgcgccactgcactccagcctgggcgacagaggagactctgtctcaaaaaaaaaaaaaaaaaaaaaaaaagtggggtaAAGGCTTGGGTAAAAAGGAGGCAAAgttggaaagggaaggaggaagacttGGAGAAGGAAAAATAGCTACAGAAGGCTGGGagtagaggagaaggaaggatcAGAGAAGACGGAGTGGAAGGGAAGGCCCAGTGCGGGGAGGAAAGCTGGAAGAACATCTGGACCCAGGAACACTGGGGTTGCCTCTGAGGTGTAAGGAGGAAGGTGACTGGCCTGGGAAGACAAGAACTGCgaggctggccaggtgcagtggctcatgcctgtaatcccggcctaggtgggaggatcacttgatgccaggagtttgagacctgcctgagcaacatactgagaccccatctctaccaaaaagaaaaaaacatgttagGCTtggttggcatgtgcctgtagtcccagctgcttgggaagctgaggtgggaggatcacttgagcctgggaggcagaggctgcagtgaactatgatggcaccactgcactccagccggggcaacagagtgagaccctgtctctttaaaaagcaaaacaaaatgaaaacaaaaatggtgaagctgatgggattttctagattcCCAGGCCTGTTAACACCTTGTTCCTTATCTCCTGCAGATTAAGGTTGAGGAAGACTTTGGCTTTGAAGCAGATGAGGCCCTGGATTCCAGTTGGGTTTCTCGGGGTCCAGACAAACTGCTGCCCTACCTGACCCTGGCCAGCCCAGCCTCTGACTGACCCATGCCCAGTAAACCGACCCCACACTCACCCCGGCCACCGTCTACTTGTTCCCACCTCTGATCACACACGCTCACGTTCTGGGgttggttttcacatttttattgggAGCCGTGGGAGGGGCCGCCTCTGTCAGTGGAGGTGCTCACAGTTTCTTCAGCCACTCCAGGCTGGGGCCCTGAGGGTCCTGGGGGTGGCTGGGCACGTCGGGCATGTTCCCATCATCGCGGACGGGCACTGTGGGACAGGAGGTGGGCCACTGAGACCAGCACGTCTCCAGGGCCCTGGAGAGAAGAGCTGGTCTGTTGCTTTATGTTCAGAGAGGGAAGGGGGACCCCAGGGGTGAGAGGGGAAGGGTCAGAGAATCAGTGATGCAGAAAGAGGCTGGAAATACAGAGACTGAGAGACATGGAAAACCAGAGAGATAGACAGCGAGCGAGAGATCCGACGCACGAAGAGAGCGAGGGTCGAAAGAGATGGGAAACCTGAGAAGATGGAGACCAAGAAACCACCACAGATGGGAACCCAGAGAGGGACAGAAATCTGGAAAGGTAATAGAAACTCGAagcacaggccaggcgcggtggctcacgcctgtaatcccagcactttgggaggccgaggcgagtggatcacaaggtcaggagatcgagagcatcctggctaatatggtgaaactccgtctctactaaaaatacaaaaaaattagctggtcgtggtggcgggtgcctgtagtcccagctacttgggaggctaaggcaggagaatggtgtgaacccaggaggcggagcttgcagtgagctgagatcacaccactgcactccagcctgggcgacagagcaaaattctgtctcaaaaaaaaaaaacaaaaaaaacaaaacacaactgaAAGCACAAACACAGAATAGTATACGAATTATATCTCAATTCTTAAAAAATGGAATGGGGGGTCCAGGCACCACTGCAGAATCTCTGATAACTGCTTAGGAAAGACCTGCCCATAACTGCCGTTACCCCAGCCCAGGGAGGCTGGGCCTATGCCAGCGATCCCTGCCTGGCCCCCACTCACCTGGGTAGTTGTAGGGCGTGGCCCTGTTGATCATGGCGGAGTACTTGAAGTAGGGGCTCAATGGGGGCAGAATTACAGCTGTGGAGAGACACAGGGGTGAGGCCCAGGGGAAGGTGGCTctgaggagaggggaagagaagctGAGCCTTGGCAAAGGGAAGATAAAGTGCGAAGGgggagggcagcagggagggCCAGCACCTCCAGGAGGATCCTTGGTACCTCGGGATTCCTACTTACAGACAGGAGGGTTTAAAACTCTTCTTTGGGGGGTTAAGTGGAGGTAGGGGTGGGAGCCTAACACTCACAGATAATGGGGCCTAGAGGAGGGAGCAGTGGGGTTGGTCATGGAATGAGTGCGTATAAGTGTAGGGGTCATCATGGAGCATCCTGGCAGTAGTGTCATGGGACTATTCCGGAGAAATCAAGACTGTTACAAATTTTGGTACATCCAAAACATCAACATGTAATCAACAAAAGATTATTGGTAGTTTACACCCTCTGttatattaagttttaaaaatccagtgtGTCTTATACCACCTCAATTCATACCAGCACCACTTCAAGTGCTCACTGGCCAGGTGTGGCTGGTGGCTGCCACACTGAACAAGTGTTCAGAACCTTACCTAGTGCCTGGCTGGTGGACCAGCAGTACTGACAAGACCTGGGAACTCTTCAAAAATGCAGAATCCcatgccccaccccagacctacagaatcagaacCTACAGtttggccgggtgcaatggctcacccctgtaatcccagcactttgggaaggcggatcacttgcggtcaggagttcaagaccagcctggccaacatggtgaaacctcgtctctactaaaaatacacgaattagccgggcgtgatggtgcgcgcctgtaatcccagctacttgggaggctgaggcaggagaatcacttgaaccctggattcggaggttgcaatgagccatgatcaaaccattgcactctagcctggaagacagagcgagacgccatctcaaaaaaaaaaaaaaaaaaaattagctggccgggcgcggtggctcacgcctgtaatctcagcactttgggaggctgaggtgggcagatcacgaggtcgagatcgagaccattctggctaacgtggtgaaaccccgtctctattaaaaatacaaaaaaatagtcgggcgtggtggcgggcgcctgtaatcccagctactcgggaggctgaggcagaagaatggcgtgaacctggaaggcggagcttgcagtgaaccgagaccgcgccactgcactccagcctgggtgacagcgagactcagtctcaaaagcaaaaacaaaaaattagctgggcgcctgtaatcccagttactcgggaggctgaggcaggagaatcccttgaacccgggaggccgaggttgcagtgagccgggatcgcgccacggcacttcagcctgggtgagagtgagactccatcgcaaaaaaaaaaaaaaaaaaaaaaagctacattttAACAATCCCCGCCCCCATCCCTGCAGGAACTCCGGTGCTAATTAAAGTGTGAGTAGCGCAGTTCCAGGACAGAGGGCAGAGGTTTTCAATCCGCAAGGCACATTAGGATCATACGGGGATTTTCACAAGACACAGATTCATTCCCCAGCCTCACCTCCAACCAAGCCAACTCAATTCAGAATGGGGGAGAGatgaaagggaggaggaggaggatctggactttatttatttttggtgctCAGGTGTTGCTAAGGCATAAGCAGGGTTGAGAACGTCTCATTTAGAGGGGTTAAGAGCGTATTGGGTAGGTGGAGAGGAATGCGGGGGGCGATGGTGGAGAGATTATAATGGGTATAGGGATAGATAAGGGGATGTCGTGGGGTGCAGACACACTAGAGGGGACCCGAGGGCGGCGATAGGGCTTTAGGGGTACAAGATGGAGGGATGGGGGGAGACGGGGGTGGACGATGCAAGTTTGCGCCTAGAGCACTCACGCACCGAGGCCCCCGACGACGAAGGACACGACCAGCACTGGCTCCTTGTCCCAGGCATTCTTGAGGAAGGCGCCGACTCCTGAAGGGGTGGCGAGGAGCGTCACCCCTGCAAGTAGCTGCTCCCGGTGACCTCTAACCCTCTCGTGCCACCCCTGCCCTGGAGGACCCCCCTCGTGACTTCTGCGTCCCCCTCCAGCACGGACCCCATCGCTTCCACCCCTGCCCTGACGCACCTCAGTCCCCGGACCGCCCGGAGGTTCCCGAAACTACCCGAGCCCCGCGCGCCACCGGCACCTGCACTTACTCGCAGCCATCTTGGTCTCGGCGGCGGCGACAGCGGCGAGGACGCGGAGCACTCTGGGAGTTGTGGTCCTTATGCGCGAGAAACCGCTCCCCGGGCTGCGCGTGCGCCCTGGAGCAGAAGTGGAGGAAAAAGCCAGGACGCGGAGCACTCTGGGAGTTGTGGTCCCTCTGTGCGAGGTTCCGCTTTCGGAGCCTGCGCGTGCGCACTTGCGCAGAACAAAGATGGAGCCGTGGAGGTAAAGGAAGTAGTGTCAGGAGCAAGCGTAAGCCTGACTTTGCGGACCTGCGTGGAACCTCCTTAGTCTCAGCCTAGAAGTCGCTCCGGAGTGACTAGTCCTCCTGCTGCGACCCACCTAAGGCAGAACAAAATAGTCCTCATTTTATAGTTTATGTATGaaagcccattttacagacgaagaAACTGAGCCTGGGAGAAGGTGAATGACTAACCTGTCCTTCGAGGTCTCAGCTCAACATCAGCTCGTCCTGGAAGCGCTAGGTCTCATCCCAGATGGGTTAGGAGCTTTCAGCGGGCTAAGTGCCCTGTTACCGCCATTATAGCTCAGATCACTTAAGAAACTGACCTGGTCTGGGCCgggagccgtggctcacgcctgtaatcccagcactttgggaggccgaggcgggcggatcacaaggtcaggagatctagaccatcctggctaacatggtgaaaccctgcctgtactTACAAATACAacacaaattagccgggagtggtggtgggcgactgtagtcccagttactggggaggctgaggcaggagaatggcgtgaacccggaaggcggagcttgcagtgagcagagatcacaccactgcactccagcctgggcgacagagcgagactccgtctcaaaaaaaaaaaagaaagaaagaaactgaccTGGTCTGGGTCTTTCAGTCGGACTGGTAGCTGCTGCTTGAGAGCAGTAAAGGAGTCTGAGTTCCCTCTGTGCCTGCCAACATCGCACAGCGAGGGtctggcacgtagtaggtgctaattttttttttttttttttttttgagactgagtctagctctgttgcccaggctggagtgcaatggcgcgatctcggctcacagcaacctccgcctcccgggttcaagcgattctcctgcctcagcctcctgaatagctgggattacaggcgcgtgcctccacacccagctaatttttctatttttagtagagacggggtttctccatgttggtcaggctggtctcgaacttcccgacctcaggtgatccgcccccctcggcctcccaaagtgctaggattacaggcgtgagccaccgtgcccggcctataggTGCTACTTtttatcaatcaatcaatcaatcacagTATCACAGCaagagcctggcacataataggtgctaaTTTTTATCTGTCAACCAATCTATCAATCGATCAATTAATTACAGCAAGGGACTGGCACATAATTGGTGTTTTTATCTATCCATCAATCACAGCAAGGGTCTGACACTTAATAGGTGCTAATTcttatctatcaatcaatcacaGCAAGGGCCTGGCACTTAATAGGTGCtaatttttatctatctatctatctatctatcacagcaagggtctggcacataatagatgctaatttttatctatctacctatctatctatctatctatcacagcaagggcctggcacataataggtgctaaTTTTTATCTATCTGTCAATCAATCACAGCAAGAGTCTGGCACATATTcggttcttatttttaaaacaagacagatatctttctgtctgtctatctatatttaaagacatggtctcactctatcacccaggctagagtgcagtggcacaatttatttatttatttttttagacagggtcttgctgtgttgcccaggctgctcttgaactcttgggctcaagcgatcctcctgcctccacctcccgactAGTATTTGTTTCTAgagttaaatgaatgaacaccACAGGTTATGACTGACCCCCCTGCTAACTTTTTCCACAGGGCCATAGGGCTATGACACAGTCACCCACAGGCCCCCACCTCGATACTCACTTCCCTAAACGAGTATCTGGGTCTGGCTTTCTGATGTTGCCTCATTTCCCGGGAGGGAAGAGGGTGCGACCAAGCCCTGGCTCCAGCTCCAGCGGATAGCTGCCCACCATGGCCTTGATGCTGATCCTCCAGCTGCTGACCCTCTGTGAGCCGCCCCTTTTTTCTCCCTGGGTTCCTGGCTGGGGTTAGGGGCAGAAAGAGAGGAGGTGGAGACCCAGACACCCTGCAGGGGGACCAGGCAGCAGGTTTGGGGTTCTAGGTTCAAATAAAGAACAGGACTAGGGCCCAGACCCCTGGGTCCTAAAGCAAGAGAACACAGATTCccgaaagaggaaggaggaaggaagtggGGACAGGTCTCTCTGGCTCTTGAGGCAGGAAGAGGGCAGGAGACAGGGAGGACTCCTAGATGGAAGCCGGGACTCCTGATTCCCCGGGAAAAGGGGGCTGGGAACAGGGCTCTTAGCTCCTGAGAGAAGAGGGAAATGGGGACCCAGATTCCTGACCCCGAGGGAGGGATAAGATTCTCGTTTCCCAGAGGAGAGAGGAGCTGGGGACTCAGATTCCTGGGCTACCAATGAGATGGGGCTGGCCACAAAGGGCTTTGAAAGGAACTCGCTGtcgggcacagcagctcacgcctgtaatcccggcactttgggaggccgaggcgggcggatcacctgaggacaggagttcaagatcagcctgaccaacatggcgaaaccccatctctactaaaaatacaaagattagcccagtgtggtggcgggcacttgtaatcccagctatgagggaggctaaggcaagagaatcacttgaacctgggaggcagaggttgcagtgagctgagatcacaccactacacgccagcctgggcgacagagtgagactctgtctcagacaaaaaaaaaaaaaaaaaaaaaaggaactagtCCCTCAACCTTCTACAGGGCCTCTGTGTCACACAGACATCACTCCGTCTGGTGAGTAGCCACCCCATCCACTCTCCTTTATGTTGCTGACACCCCTTTTCCAACTACTCAGATTTTATTTTGGTGCCCAATCCCATCCCAGATATCCttattttcctccctccctccattccttccttccttctcttctcattCCCCTTAGTGGCCATTATAGGTGAGTACTGAAGACCAGGAACTTCTGAGGCAGAGGCCTAAGCTAGGACCTCAGTTTTACCATCGTATTCATTGATATGACCATATGACCTTGAACAAGCCACAGCTTGCTAagacttcatttccttctctgtaaaatgggccgcTGTGAGATTTCATCAAATCACATGTGCAAAACCCTGAGCCTGGCACAGTACAGGGCTTAAGAAATAGGATCttgggctgggcgcaatggccaacgtgtctgtaatcccagcactttgggaggcagaggcgggcagatcacgaggtcagatggagaccatcctggaacgtggtgaaaccccgtctctactaaaaaaaaatatattagccaggtgtggtgggacacacctgtaatcccagctactcaggaggctgaagcaagagaatcgcttgaacccaggaggcagagagctgAGGTAAAACAGGTAATCCCAGccctgcagtaagctgagattgtgccactgcactgcagcctgggtgacagtgcaagactccacctcagaaacaaacaaacaaacaaaaactctcttGGAGATATTTCAGTGTCACTATAGCTATCtctacctattttatttatttacttatttagagaccagtctctgtcgcccaggccagagtgcagtggtgcaatcttggctcactgcaaccacctcctgagttcaagggattctcctgcctcagcctcccgagtagctgggactacaggtacacaccacaatgcctggataatttttttatttttagtagagacagggtttcaccatgttggtcaggctggtctggaactccggacctcaggtgatccctctgcctcagcctcccaaagtgttgggattacaaacatgagccccCTCACCTGAcccttatttttattcatttttagagatggggtctcattctgtcacccgggctggagtacagtggctctatcatagctcactgcagcttcaaactcctaggctcagacaatcctccagcgtcagcctcccaaagtgcatgccaccatggagttctcactctgttgcccaggctggagtgcagtggcatgatctcagctaactgcagcctctgactctagggttcaagtgattctcctactcagcctcccaaacagctggaactacaggctagcactaccacgcctggctaatttttctgtttttagtagagatgggattttaccatgttggtcaggctggtcttgaactcctgacctcaggtgatgcacccaccttggcctcccaaagtgctgggattacagctgtgagccaccggaCCCAGCGGCCTTCCTGTACTCTTAATTTGTGTGATTTGTGAATAAGTGATATCTGCCAGTACTGTCATTTGTCCTCTAGTTTTGTCTTTCAGCATACACAACTTAAGAAATTTGAAGTGGTCAAATTAATTAATCTtccataaaactttttattttatattttaagaagccTTCCTTACCCCaagacaaatatattttcctatagttttttgaatacttttatagttaaaaaaaaaatgaaacacaggGTCTTTAATTAATCTGGAAGTTGTTTTGGGAAATGGTGTGAGGTAGggctccaacttttttttttttccaaatagcaaGTTTTGGCAACTCTTGAAATACTATATTGCAAATATTCTGGAAAGCTATTTAAAATTAGagttctggctgggcgtggtgactcacacctgtaatcctagcactttgggaggccaaggggggaggactgcttgagcccaagagttcgagagtagcctgggcaacatagcgaatgctcatctctactaaaaataaaaaaaatgcggGGGGCTCACGTGTAACAGATTGAGCCAGGGGGATCAGAAAATCAGACATCTGGAAAAGAaaccgtctaaaaaaaaaaaaatagggcacgtggagcctgtagtcccagctactcggaggctgaggggTGGGGACCGGGGGGGGCGGAGCGAGAGGTGCACTCCAGTGGAGacagactgtcaaaaaaaaaaaaaaaaaaaaaaaaaaaaaaaaaaaaaaaaaaaaaaaaagcctggtagTGACATGTGTGGCCAGTTCGAGGctggggaggatcatttgagcccaggagattgaggctgcagtgagttgagaacatgccactgcactcctgcctgagcacagagcaagaccctgcctcaaaaaaaaaaaaaaagaaaagtctgggcgtggtggcacaagcttgtaaacttagcactttgggaggccgagctgggaggattgcttgaggccagtagttcaagaccaacctagtcaacatagggagaccccccccatctcattacttaaaaataataataataataaaattacagaGTTCTGGGACCTGACCTTTTGAAACTATGTTTACAAACTGTGGAGTAAAGCTCAGAAGTTTCTCTCCTGCCCCACTGATTTGCACCTGGTTTTAACAAGCCTTGATTGTAGTCCAGTCTCTCCCCGATTTTACAAACACGAAACTGAGGCTAAGTAAGGGGCAGTAATCGTCCAAGGTGATTCTCCTCCTTCCCCAACTTCCCTTTCATCTTCTGGGGCTCCCAGGAGGCCCGAGGACCCAGGCAGCCCTGTTTATTCAGTCCCCCCAGCTTCATACTACCCTAAGCCATGGCTGGGAGCTCAGCCGGCTACAGTTGTGACCCCTGGGGTCAACGTGACCTTGAGGTGCCGGGCACCCCAACCTGCTTGGAGATTTGGACTTTTCAAGCCTGGAGAGATCGCTCCCCTTCTCTTCCGGGATGTGTCCTCCGAGCTGGCAGAATTCTTTCTGGAGGAGGTGACTCCAGCCCAAGGGGGAAGTTACCGCTGCTGCTACCGAAGGCCAGACTGGGGGCCGGGTGTCTGGTCCCAGCCCAGCGATGCCCTGGAGCTGCTGGTGACAGGTGAGGTCCTGGGGTCGGGGAGGAGAAGTGGGTGGAAcaagggaggtgggggagggacagagagatatagggaaagagagacagagcgAGGCTGGCAAACTGATAGATTCGCAGGCACAagacagagatacagagataCTAGGGGGAGCGAGACgggagcagagagaaagagagagaggtacAGTgcggggggagagagaaagaggcagaaggagaaagggaggcagagagagagaaagagacaggcagacagagagagagacaggcagacagagagagagacagaaagagagagagaggcagagagaaagcgagagacagagaaagacagcgAGCGAGCGGAAGACGCTCACGCGGCCCCGGACCCTCACCCCGTCTCCGCAGAGAAGCTGCCGCGGCCGTCGCTGGTGGCGCTGCCCGGGCCGGTGGTGGCTCCTGGCGCCAACTTGAGCCTGCGCTGCGCGGGCCGCCTGCGGAACATGAGCTTCGTGCTGTACCGCGAGGGCGTGGCGGCCCCGCTGCAGTACCGCGACTCCGCGCAGCCCTGGGCCGACTTCCCGCTGCTGGGCGCCCGCGCCCCGGGCACCTACAGCTGCTACTATCACACGCCCTCCGCGCCCTACGTGCTGTCGCAGCGCAGCGAGGTGCTGGTCATCAGCTGGGAAGGTGAGGGCCCTAAGGCCCGGCCCGCCTCCTCCGCCCCAGGAATGCAGGCCCcaggccctcctccctc
This window encodes:
- the OSCAR gene encoding osteoclast-associated immunoglobulin-like receptor isoform X2 — translated: MALMLILQLLTLWPLCHTDITPSVPPASYYPKPWLGAQPATVVTPGVNVTLRCRAPQPAWRFGLFKPGEIAPLLFRDVSSELAEFFLEEVTPAQGGSYRCCYRRPDWGPGVWSQPSDALELLVTEKLPRPSLVALPGPVVAPGANLSLRCAGRLRNMSFVLYREGVAAPLQYRDSAQPWADFPLLGARAPGTYSCYYHTPSAPYVLSQRSEVLVISWEGEGPKARPASSAPGMQAPGPPPSDPGAQAPSPSSFRPRDLVLQAFLPQTQDSWAPAPPPSDPGFPGPSTSSLRPRTLGPQPLLPGPRSPGPQPLLPDPGVQAPAPSS
- the OSCAR gene encoding osteoclast-associated immunoglobulin-like receptor isoform X5; this encodes MALMLILQLLTLWPLCHTDITPSVPPASYYPKPWLGAQPATVVTPGVNVTLRCRAPQPAWRFGLFKPGEIAPLLFRDVSSELAEFFLEEVTPAQGGSYRCCYRRPDWGPGVWSQPSDALELLVTEKLPRPSLVALPGPVVAPGANLSLRCAGRLRNMSFVLYREGVAAPLQYRDSAQPWADFPLLGARAPGTYSCYYHTPSAPYVLSQRSEVLVISWEDSGSSDYTQGNLVRLGLAGLVLMSLGALVTFDWRSQNRAPAGIRP
- the OSCAR gene encoding osteoclast-associated immunoglobulin-like receptor isoform X3, with protein sequence MALMLILQLLTLFPPASYYPKPWLGAQPATVVTPGVNVTLRCRAPQPAWRFGLFKPGEIAPLLFRDVSSELAEFFLEEVTPAQGGSYRCCYRRPDWGPGVWSQPSDALELLVTEKLPRPSLVALPGPVVAPGANLSLRCAGRLRNMSFVLYREGVAAPLQYRDSAQPWADFPLLGARAPGTYSCYYHTPSAPYVLSQRSEVLVISWEGEGPKARPASSAPGMQAPGPPPSDPGAQAPSPSSFRPRDLVLQAFLPQTQDSWAPAPPPSDPGFPGPSTSSLRPRTLGPQPLLPGPRSPGPQPLLPDPGVQAPAPSS
- the OSCAR gene encoding osteoclast-associated immunoglobulin-like receptor isoform X1, producing MALMLILQLLTLWPLCHTDITPSVAIIVPPASYYPKPWLGAQPATVVTPGVNVTLRCRAPQPAWRFGLFKPGEIAPLLFRDVSSELAEFFLEEVTPAQGGSYRCCYRRPDWGPGVWSQPSDALELLVTEKLPRPSLVALPGPVVAPGANLSLRCAGRLRNMSFVLYREGVAAPLQYRDSAQPWADFPLLGARAPGTYSCYYHTPSAPYVLSQRSEVLVISWEGEGPKARPASSAPGMQAPGPPPSDPGAQAPSPSSFRPRDLVLQAFLPQTQDSWAPAPPPSDPGFPGPSTSSLRPRTLGPQPLLPGPRSPGPQPLLPDPGVQAPAPSS
- the NDUFA3 gene encoding NADH dehydrogenase [ubiquinone] 1 alpha subcomplex subunit 3, whose protein sequence is MAARVGAFLKNAWDKEPVLVVSFVVGGLAVILPPLSPYFKYSAMINRATPYNYPVPVRDDGNMPDVPSHPQDPQGPSLEWLKKL
- the OSCAR gene encoding osteoclast-associated immunoglobulin-like receptor isoform X4, translated to MALMLILQLLTLWPLCHTDITPSVAIIVPPASYYPKPWLGAQPATVVTPGVNVTLRCRAPQPAWRFGLFKPGEIAPLLFRDVSSELAEFFLEEVTPAQGGSYRCCYRRPDWGPGVWSQPSDALELLVTEKLPRPSLVALPGPVVAPGANLSLRCAGRLRNMSFVLYREGVAAPLQYRDSAQPWADFPLLGARAPGTYSCYYHTPSAPYVLSQRSEVLVISWEDSGSSDYTQGNLVRLGLAGLVLMSLGALVTFDWRSQNRAPAGIRP
- the TFPT gene encoding TCF3 fusion partner, whose translation is MELEQREGTMAAVGFEEFSAPPGSELALPPLFGGHILESELETEVEFVSGGLGGSGLRERDEEEEAARGRRRRQRELNRRKYQALGRRCREIEQVNERVLNRLHQVQRITRRLQQERRFLMRVLDSYGDDYRASQFTIVLEDEGSQGTDAPTPGNAENEPPEKEALSPPRRTPAPPEPGSPAPGEGPSGRKRRRVPRDGRRAGNALTPELAPVQIKVEEDFGFEADEALDSSWVSRGPDKLLPYLTLASPASD